From the Ruminiclostridium josui JCM 17888 genome, one window contains:
- the argB gene encoding acetylglutamate kinase, translating to MNYDNLIKKAEILIEALPYIQKLYGKTVVIKYGGNAMINDELKNSVMEDITLLKYIGMNPVLVHGGGPDINKALQNYNVKSEFVNGLRVTDAQTIEVAQMVLVGKTNKQIVSMLNHKGGKAIGLCGIDGKLIECEQYKTEIDGELKDIGYVGTITKINSKVLELISKDEYIPVVAPIGVGPDGESYNINADTVAGEIAAALKAEKLMLLTDVEGVKPSKESESIIPALTIDEVYDLIDKKVIAGGMIPKVLGCVDALEKGVGRTHIIDGRIPHCILLEIFTYKGIGTMIMKDKKLYHENEALY from the coding sequence ATGAATTACGATAATTTGATTAAGAAAGCAGAAATATTAATTGAAGCACTTCCTTACATACAAAAACTATATGGTAAAACCGTTGTAATAAAATACGGCGGTAACGCAATGATTAATGATGAACTTAAAAATTCAGTAATGGAAGATATTACTCTTTTAAAATATATAGGAATGAACCCAGTGCTGGTACACGGCGGCGGTCCTGACATAAATAAAGCCTTGCAGAACTATAACGTAAAGAGTGAGTTTGTAAACGGTTTAAGAGTAACAGACGCCCAGACTATAGAAGTTGCTCAAATGGTTCTTGTTGGAAAAACCAACAAGCAAATTGTATCAATGCTCAATCACAAGGGCGGGAAAGCCATAGGCTTGTGTGGTATTGATGGAAAGCTCATTGAATGTGAACAGTATAAAACAGAAATAGACGGAGAACTAAAAGACATAGGATATGTCGGTACAATTACTAAAATTAACTCAAAGGTTCTGGAGCTTATTTCAAAAGATGAATATATACCGGTTGTAGCTCCAATAGGAGTAGGTCCTGACGGTGAGAGTTACAATATTAACGCAGATACTGTAGCGGGCGAGATTGCGGCTGCATTGAAAGCAGAAAAGCTCATGCTTCTTACAGATGTAGAGGGTGTTAAGCCTTCAAAGGAAAGCGAATCAATAATTCCTGCTCTTACTATCGACGAGGTTTATGACCTTATTGATAAAAAAGTAATTGCCGGCGGTATGATTCCAAAAGTTTTAGGTTGTGTTGACGCTCTTGAAAAAGGCGTTGGAAGAACACACATAATTGATGGACGTATTCCTCACTGTATCCTTCTTGAAATATTCACTTACAAGGGAATTGGTACAATGATTATGAAGGATAAGAAGCTTTATCACGAAAACGAGGCTTTGTATTAA
- the argC gene encoding N-acetyl-gamma-glutamyl-phosphate reductase, with protein sequence MKYKIYVDGSEGTTGLKINERLEKRDDIEILKIDPEKRKDINERKKYINNADIVFLCLPDSAAKEAVALTENPSTKIIDASTAHRVDNNWAYGFPELSSKHREKIQNSKRVAVPGCYATGFISIVHPLVSGNILPKDYPVTCHALSGYSGGGKKLIAQYESSEGHKFESPQLYALGLSHKHIPEMTVISGLKYQPIFSPIVCSYYKGMSVCIPLYRRLLPDNPSVEKIHEFISDYYGNEKFIKVMPLGMEKEFPNSFLGATRVNDTNNLEIYVTGNEDQIMLVAVLDNLGKGSSGAAIQNMNIMLGFDEDTGL encoded by the coding sequence ATGAAATATAAAATTTATGTAGACGGAAGTGAAGGTACTACAGGATTAAAGATAAATGAAAGATTAGAAAAAAGAGATGACATTGAAATATTAAAAATAGACCCTGAAAAACGTAAAGATATTAATGAAAGAAAAAAATACATAAATAATGCTGATATCGTTTTTCTCTGTTTGCCGGATTCAGCAGCAAAGGAAGCAGTCGCACTTACAGAAAATCCTTCTACTAAAATTATTGATGCAAGTACTGCTCACAGGGTTGACAACAACTGGGCTTACGGCTTCCCTGAATTAAGCAGTAAACACCGTGAAAAAATTCAAAATTCTAAAAGAGTTGCTGTTCCGGGCTGTTACGCAACAGGATTTATCAGTATAGTGCATCCTCTTGTTTCAGGTAATATTCTTCCAAAAGATTATCCTGTAACTTGCCATGCTCTTTCCGGATACAGCGGCGGAGGCAAGAAACTCATTGCACAGTATGAGTCTTCTGAAGGACACAAATTTGAGAGTCCCCAGCTTTATGCCTTGGGCTTGTCACACAAACATATTCCTGAAATGACTGTTATTAGCGGACTTAAATACCAGCCTATTTTTTCTCCCATAGTATGTTCTTATTACAAGGGTATGTCGGTATGCATTCCTTTATATAGAAGACTTCTTCCTGATAATCCTTCTGTTGAAAAGATTCATGAATTCATTTCCGACTATTATGGTAATGAAAAGTTTATAAAAGTCATGCCACTAGGTATGGAAAAGGAGTTTCCCAACAGTTTTCTTGGTGCTACCCGCGTCAATGATACAAACAACCTTGAAATCTATGTTACGGGAAATGAAGATCAAATCATGCTTGTAGCTGTTCTGGATAATCTAGGTAAGGGTTCTTCCGGTGCTGCCATACAAAATATGAATATAATGTTGGGATTCGACGAGGATACCGGACTTTAA
- a CDS encoding ABC transporter ATP-binding protein has protein sequence MASLKLKNIYKRYAGGVTAVNDFNLDIEHNEFLVLVGPSGCGKTTTLRMIAGLEEISEGELYIGDKLVNDVAPKDRDIAMVFQNYALYPHMTVFDNMAFGLKLRKTPKEEIKKRVQEAAKILDIEHLLDRKPKALSGGQRQRVALGRAIVREPKVFLMDEPLSNLDAKLRVQMRTEIGRLHNRLNTTFIYVTHDQTEAMTMGTRIVVMKDGYIQQVDTPTALYDRPCNIFVGGFIGSPQMNFLNAVLTKRGNDLHLVFGKNDIKIPEGKAKKLEGTDYIGKEVVVGVRPEHIHDEAMFIESMPDSIVEAKVDLVEMLGAETYLYMIIEGATGTVTARVNARTKTQAGDVIKVAIDANKVHIFDKETERTIIN, from the coding sequence ATGGCTAGTCTAAAGCTAAAGAATATTTACAAAAGATATGCAGGTGGGGTTACTGCTGTTAACGATTTTAATCTTGATATCGAACACAATGAATTCCTTGTTTTGGTTGGTCCTTCAGGATGTGGTAAAACTACTACACTTAGAATGATAGCTGGTCTGGAAGAAATTTCAGAAGGTGAATTGTACATTGGAGATAAATTAGTAAATGATGTTGCTCCAAAGGATAGAGATATAGCGATGGTTTTCCAGAACTATGCATTGTATCCTCACATGACAGTATTTGATAACATGGCATTTGGTTTAAAATTGAGAAAGACCCCAAAGGAAGAAATAAAGAAGCGTGTTCAGGAAGCAGCAAAAATCCTCGATATCGAGCATTTGCTTGACAGAAAGCCAAAGGCTTTATCAGGCGGTCAGAGACAGAGAGTTGCGTTAGGACGTGCTATCGTTCGTGAACCTAAAGTATTCTTAATGGACGAACCTCTCTCAAACTTGGATGCTAAACTCAGAGTTCAGATGAGAACTGAGATAGGAAGACTTCACAACAGACTTAACACAACATTTATATATGTAACACATGACCAGACAGAAGCTATGACAATGGGTACAAGAATCGTTGTTATGAAGGATGGATACATCCAACAGGTTGATACTCCAACAGCTCTGTATGACAGACCATGTAACATTTTCGTTGGAGGTTTCATAGGAAGCCCTCAAATGAACTTCTTGAATGCTGTTCTTACTAAGAGAGGAAATGACTTACATCTCGTATTCGGTAAGAATGATATTAAGATTCCTGAAGGTAAGGCTAAGAAATTGGAAGGAACTGATTACATCGGCAAGGAAGTTGTTGTTGGTGTTAGACCAGAACATATCCATGACGAGGCAATGTTTATTGAATCAATGCCAGACAGTATAGTAGAAGCTAAAGTTGATTTGGTTGAAATGTTGGGTGCTGAAACTTATCTCTATATGATAATTGAAGGTGCAACTGGAACTGTTACTGCAAGAGTTAATGCTAGAACAAAGACTCAGGCTGGAGATGTTATTAAGGTTGCTATAGACGCTAACAAGGTTCATATCTTTGATAAGGAAACTGAGCGTACAATTATTAACTAA
- the argF gene encoding ornithine carbamoyltransferase, giving the protein MKHLLSLNDLSADEIHDLLKLSEKLKRQTKEGVQHHLLKGKTLGMIFSKSSTRTRVSFEVGMYQLGGYSLFLSSNDIQLGRGESIFDTANVLSRYIDGIMIRTYKQSDVEDLAKYGSIPVINGLTDEMHPCQILADLLTVYEHKGKLEGLKLAYIGDGNNVAHSLLHGCAKTGMDIAIASPKGYECSSIYVDEAKEAAKSSGSKVILTQDPVEAISNADVVYADTWISMGQEDQKEEKLNIFMPYQINSQLFAKANEDAIFLHCLPAYRGYEVTEDVIDGAQSVIFDEAENRLHAQKAVMATLMG; this is encoded by the coding sequence ATGAAACATTTATTAAGTCTTAATGATTTAAGTGCTGATGAAATACATGATTTATTAAAACTTTCGGAAAAACTAAAGAGACAGACTAAGGAAGGAGTTCAGCACCACCTGCTAAAGGGTAAAACACTTGGAATGATCTTTTCAAAGTCATCTACCAGAACCAGAGTTTCCTTTGAAGTCGGCATGTACCAGTTAGGTGGATACTCCCTGTTTCTAAGTTCTAATGACATACAGTTGGGCCGCGGAGAATCTATTTTTGATACGGCAAATGTTCTGTCCCGTTATATAGACGGTATTATGATAAGAACCTATAAGCAAAGCGACGTTGAAGATCTTGCAAAGTACGGAAGTATCCCAGTTATAAACGGCTTGACTGATGAAATGCATCCGTGTCAGATACTTGCTGATTTGCTGACTGTTTATGAACATAAAGGCAAACTTGAGGGCCTGAAGCTTGCATACATAGGTGACGGCAACAACGTTGCCCACTCTCTGCTCCATGGCTGCGCTAAGACAGGAATGGATATTGCCATAGCGTCTCCAAAAGGCTATGAATGCAGCAGTATATATGTGGATGAGGCAAAAGAAGCTGCAAAATCCAGCGGTTCAAAGGTTATATTAACCCAAGACCCTGTTGAGGCAATTTCTAATGCAGACGTTGTTTATGCAGATACATGGATAAGCATGGGCCAAGAAGACCAAAAGGAAGAAAAGCTTAACATATTTATGCCTTATCAGATTAATTCTCAGTTGTTTGCTAAAGCAAATGAAGACGCAATATTCCTTCACTGCTTGCCGGCATACAGAGGCTACGAAGTAACTGAGGACGTTATTGACGGAGCTCAATCAGTTATATTTGACGAAGCGGAAAATCGTCTCCATGCTCAGAAAGCAGTAATGGCAACACTAATGGGTTAA
- the carB gene encoding carbamoyl-phosphate synthase (glutamine-hydrolyzing) large subunit — translation MPRNINIKKVLVIGSGPIVIGQAAEFDYSGTQACKSLREEGIEVVLINSNPATIMTDTQSADKVYIEPITLEFVKKIIYKEKPDGILASLGGQTGLNMAVELAEDGILDELNIELLGTSLSSIKKAEDRELFKETMQEIGEKVAPSKIVTNMQDAIDFAKEIGFPIIIRPAYTLGGSGGGIANNMEEFKYICGKGLKLSMISQVLLEQSVAGWKEIEYEVMRDSNDNCIIICNMENFDPVGVHTGDSIVVAPSQTLSDVEYQMLRTSSIKIIRALDIKGGCNIQFALNPNSFEYVVIEVNPRVSRSSALASKATGYPIARVTAKIAIGMTLDEIKNSVTKTTSACFEPSLDYVVTKVPRWPFDKFANADRSLGTQMKATGEVMAIGRTFEESLLKAIDSLDIKFNYQLGLSLFDNMSREDLVEYIKHPSDQRIFAICKAIQKGVSAGEIVRITKIDDFFIRKLKKIVRLGEEITNAGIAWLDYDLYAKAKKIGFADSYIANLANVPLEKILELRQKYPINPVYKIVDTCAGEFEAATPYYYSTYEEKDDVEVTTGDKVLVIGSGPIRIGQGIEFDYCSVHSVETLKEMGIESIIINNNPETVSTDFDTSDKLYFEPLTKECVLDIIEKEKPLGVIVQFGGQTAINLAETLHHEGVNILGTSVHSIDVAEDRDKFLKLLESLDIPIPEGNTAYSFQHAKEIANKIGYPVLVRPSYVLGGRAMEIVYNDKTLEEYITMASEISTEHPILIDKYVVGKEMEVDGICDGNEVLIPGIMEHIERAGVHSGDSIAVYPPRNLSQKVKNTIEDYTIRLAKALQIKGLFNIQFVMDSNEKVYVIEVNPRASRTVPIMSKITGIPMVGVATKLIMGKTLKELGYKNGLAKESDFYAVKAPVFSFAKLTTVDTFLGPEMKSTGEVMGVDRDYYNALYKAVAASGTKIPSGGNVLLSVADRDKVECRDIANKLLELGFKLLATKGTYEALNYANLPVKYVDDEKVLDLIKEDTITLVINTPTRGKIPERKGFILRRTAMEYNIPCITSLDTTNAVLSILERLIADNKADVYALDEYSVYRG, via the coding sequence ATGCCAAGGAATATAAATATAAAAAAAGTTTTGGTAATAGGTTCAGGGCCTATCGTAATAGGTCAGGCTGCAGAGTTTGACTATTCCGGCACTCAAGCCTGCAAGTCCTTACGGGAAGAAGGTATTGAGGTTGTTCTGATTAACAGTAATCCTGCCACAATTATGACAGATACCCAATCAGCAGATAAGGTATATATTGAACCCATTACTCTTGAATTTGTTAAGAAAATCATATACAAAGAAAAGCCAGATGGAATTCTTGCTTCACTTGGGGGGCAAACAGGCCTTAACATGGCTGTTGAACTAGCTGAAGACGGAATTCTTGATGAGCTTAATATAGAACTTCTGGGAACTTCCCTCTCCTCTATAAAAAAGGCAGAGGACAGAGAGCTTTTCAAGGAAACAATGCAAGAAATCGGTGAAAAGGTTGCACCAAGTAAAATTGTAACAAACATGCAGGATGCTATCGACTTTGCAAAAGAAATCGGGTTCCCAATTATTATCAGACCTGCTTACACACTCGGAGGTTCCGGAGGCGGAATTGCAAATAATATGGAAGAATTCAAATATATTTGCGGAAAAGGCCTCAAGCTCAGTATGATTAGTCAGGTTCTTCTGGAGCAAAGCGTTGCAGGCTGGAAGGAAATAGAATACGAAGTAATGCGAGATAGCAATGACAACTGCATTATCATATGTAATATGGAAAATTTTGACCCGGTTGGAGTACATACCGGAGACAGTATAGTTGTTGCTCCCAGCCAGACATTATCTGATGTTGAATATCAGATGCTAAGAACCTCTTCCATTAAGATAATAAGGGCGTTGGATATAAAGGGTGGCTGTAATATACAGTTTGCTTTAAATCCCAATAGCTTTGAATATGTTGTTATCGAAGTGAATCCAAGAGTCAGCCGTTCAAGTGCATTGGCTTCAAAAGCCACTGGATATCCTATTGCAAGAGTTACTGCAAAAATAGCTATAGGAATGACTCTTGACGAAATAAAGAACTCAGTTACAAAAACCACCAGTGCGTGCTTTGAGCCATCTTTGGACTATGTTGTGACAAAAGTTCCCCGCTGGCCCTTTGATAAGTTCGCCAACGCTGATAGAAGTCTTGGAACCCAGATGAAGGCTACAGGCGAGGTTATGGCCATTGGACGTACCTTTGAGGAATCATTGCTCAAAGCAATTGACTCTCTGGATATAAAATTTAATTATCAGTTAGGTCTCAGTCTCTTTGACAACATGAGTCGAGAAGACCTTGTTGAGTATATAAAGCACCCAAGTGACCAGAGAATATTTGCAATTTGCAAAGCAATACAAAAAGGTGTTTCAGCAGGTGAGATAGTAAGAATTACAAAAATTGATGACTTCTTTATTAGAAAGTTAAAAAAGATTGTAAGACTTGGTGAAGAAATAACAAATGCAGGTATTGCATGGCTTGATTATGATTTGTATGCAAAGGCAAAGAAAATAGGGTTTGCAGATTCCTATATAGCCAATCTTGCCAACGTACCTCTTGAAAAGATACTTGAATTGAGACAAAAGTATCCTATCAACCCTGTTTACAAGATTGTTGATACCTGTGCGGGTGAATTCGAAGCCGCTACTCCGTACTATTATTCAACCTACGAGGAAAAAGACGATGTGGAAGTTACCACAGGAGATAAGGTTCTTGTTATAGGTTCAGGTCCCATAAGAATCGGTCAGGGTATAGAATTCGACTATTGTAGTGTACATTCCGTTGAAACCCTTAAAGAAATGGGAATTGAATCAATTATTATAAACAACAATCCAGAAACTGTAAGTACGGACTTTGATACCTCCGACAAGCTGTATTTTGAACCACTTACAAAAGAATGTGTTCTGGACATTATTGAAAAAGAAAAACCACTGGGGGTTATTGTTCAATTTGGCGGTCAGACCGCAATAAATCTGGCTGAAACCCTACATCATGAAGGTGTTAATATTCTTGGGACATCAGTTCACAGTATAGACGTAGCAGAGGACAGGGATAAATTCTTAAAGCTTTTAGAATCTTTAGATATTCCTATTCCGGAAGGTAATACAGCTTATTCCTTCCAGCACGCTAAAGAAATTGCTAATAAAATCGGTTATCCCGTTCTGGTAAGGCCATCCTATGTACTTGGGGGCCGTGCCATGGAAATTGTATATAACGACAAAACTCTCGAAGAATATATTACTATGGCTTCAGAAATTTCCACTGAACATCCTATATTAATCGACAAATATGTAGTCGGTAAAGAAATGGAGGTTGATGGAATATGTGATGGAAATGAGGTTCTAATTCCTGGAATCATGGAACACATAGAACGTGCGGGAGTTCACTCCGGAGACAGTATTGCCGTTTATCCTCCGAGAAATCTTTCTCAAAAGGTAAAAAATACCATCGAGGACTATACCATCCGTCTTGCCAAGGCTCTGCAAATAAAAGGGTTGTTTAATATACAATTTGTTATGGATAGTAATGAAAAAGTTTATGTAATTGAGGTTAATCCTCGTGCCAGCAGAACTGTCCCCATTATGAGCAAGATAACGGGAATTCCTATGGTAGGTGTAGCCACTAAGTTGATTATGGGCAAAACCCTTAAAGAATTGGGTTATAAAAATGGCCTTGCCAAAGAATCCGATTTTTACGCAGTAAAAGCGCCAGTGTTTTCTTTCGCAAAGCTGACTACAGTGGATACATTCCTTGGCCCTGAAATGAAATCTACAGGCGAGGTTATGGGTGTTGACAGAGACTATTATAATGCATTGTACAAGGCTGTCGCTGCTTCCGGTACTAAGATACCATCCGGCGGAAATGTACTATTATCAGTTGCTGACAGAGATAAGGTCGAATGCAGAGATATCGCTAATAAGTTACTAGAACTTGGATTTAAACTTTTGGCTACAAAAGGTACTTATGAAGCATTAAATTATGCAAACCTTCCTGTTAAATATGTTGATGATGAAAAAGTTCTTGATTTGATTAAGGAAGATACTATTACACTGGTAATTAATACTCCTACAAGAGGCAAAATACCTGAGCGAAAAGGTTTTATACTAAGAAGAACCGCAATGGAATACAATATTCCATGCATAACTTCTCTGGATACAACCAATGCAGTTTTAAGTATTCTGGAGCGTCTCATAGCGGACAATAAAGCGGACGTTTATGCCCTTGATGAATATTCGGTATATAGAGGATAA
- a CDS encoding MFS transporter, translating to MDKTYKSTLHACYLGYISQAIVNNLAPLLFIIFQNEYSISFEMIGRLILINFGTQLIVDALAVKFVDKIGYRISAVAAHFFCVLGLIGLGTLPGLLSRPYLGLIMAVVLYAIGGGLIEVLISPIVDSIPSDAKASAMSLLHSFYCWGQVAVVLISTLFIKIAGEGRWYILPIMWATIPAYNFFKFMGVPMVPAIPEHERIPVKILLKSRLFLIAMILMVCAGASELAMSQWSSLFAQKGLKVSKFMGDLLGPCLFAILMGLVRILYGIYGHKINLKKALLASSVLCLICYNIAVFAQIPIISLLSCALCGLSVALMWPGIFSLTSEKYPGGSTAMFGILAIFGDLGCSVGPWIAGLISDYSQKSAKLVEFGGIYGLNPQQVGLKTGIFAAAVFPLLMIIGLSLFKNKNKPAIINI from the coding sequence ATGGATAAAACATATAAAAGTACTCTACATGCATGCTATCTAGGGTACATTTCACAAGCAATTGTAAATAATCTTGCACCGCTGCTTTTTATAATATTTCAGAATGAGTATAGTATTTCATTTGAAATGATAGGAAGGCTGATATTAATAAATTTTGGAACACAACTTATTGTAGATGCTTTGGCAGTGAAGTTTGTGGATAAGATAGGGTATAGAATATCGGCAGTAGCAGCTCATTTCTTTTGTGTTTTAGGACTGATAGGACTGGGTACATTGCCGGGGCTATTGTCAAGGCCATATTTGGGACTGATTATGGCTGTAGTGCTGTATGCAATAGGCGGGGGCTTGATTGAGGTTTTGATTAGTCCTATTGTGGACTCTATTCCCAGTGATGCAAAGGCTTCTGCTATGAGCCTTCTTCACTCTTTTTACTGTTGGGGACAGGTTGCTGTAGTATTAATATCTACGTTATTTATTAAGATAGCCGGGGAAGGGCGTTGGTATATCTTACCAATAATGTGGGCGACTATTCCTGCGTATAATTTTTTCAAATTTATGGGTGTACCCATGGTTCCTGCCATACCTGAGCATGAAAGGATTCCGGTAAAGATTTTACTTAAGTCAAGGCTCTTTTTAATTGCAATGATTCTTATGGTGTGTGCAGGTGCCTCTGAATTGGCAATGTCTCAATGGTCATCCTTGTTTGCTCAAAAAGGTCTAAAGGTGTCAAAATTTATGGGAGATTTGCTGGGGCCTTGTTTGTTTGCGATATTAATGGGATTGGTGAGAATTCTCTATGGTATTTATGGACATAAGATTAATCTTAAAAAGGCCTTGTTGGCAAGCAGCGTATTGTGCTTAATTTGCTATAACATTGCTGTTTTTGCACAGATACCGATTATATCTTTGCTTAGCTGCGCATTGTGTGGCTTATCTGTAGCTCTTATGTGGCCGGGTATTTTCAGCCTTACTTCCGAAAAATACCCTGGTGGAAGTACGGCAATGTTTGGAATACTTGCAATTTTTGGAGATTTAGGATGTTCAGTGGGGCCTTGGATTGCCGGGCTGATATCGGATTATTCTCAAAAATCAGCTAAACTTGTTGAGTTTGGAGGGATTTATGGTTTGAATCCTCAACAGGTAGGCTTAAAAACGGGAATATTTGCTGCTGCAGTTTTTCCCCTTTTAATGATTATTGGCCTAAGC
- the carA gene encoding glutamine-hydrolyzing carbamoyl-phosphate synthase small subunit, producing MKAVLLLEDGTYFSGEGFGKSGETAGEIVFNTSMTGYQEITTDPSYNGQIVTMTYPLIGNYGFNSIDNESYKPHVQGFIVKELCSTPSNWRNDMDPDQYFAKHNIVGIKSIDTRALTQHIRKHGSMYGIISTECGNLDTLRKSLETYKSIPRNLVMEVTSKTPTHISGPGKKVVLLDFGVKSNIIRSLESRGCDIHILPAFSTFDEIMELNPDGILLSNGPGDPRDLTVAKKTVQKLLGIKPIMGICLGHQLLGLSLGCNVKKLKFGHHGGNHPVKDYITGRCYITSQNHNYAIDSSSNDDIVITHRNVNDDTIEGFRHKTLPLISVQYHPEAAPGPQDSAYIFDDFVKML from the coding sequence ATGAAAGCAGTTTTATTACTTGAAGATGGCACATATTTCTCAGGAGAAGGTTTTGGAAAAAGCGGAGAAACAGCCGGAGAAATTGTTTTTAATACTAGTATGACAGGGTATCAGGAAATAACCACTGACCCTTCCTATAACGGACAAATTGTAACCATGACATATCCCCTCATAGGAAACTATGGTTTCAATTCTATAGATAATGAATCCTACAAGCCTCATGTTCAGGGATTTATAGTTAAGGAGCTTTGTTCCACTCCTAGCAATTGGAGAAATGATATGGATCCGGATCAATACTTTGCAAAACATAACATTGTAGGCATTAAGAGTATTGACACCAGAGCGTTGACCCAGCATATCCGTAAACATGGCAGTATGTATGGAATCATATCAACTGAATGCGGGAATCTGGATACTTTACGAAAAAGTCTTGAAACCTATAAAAGTATCCCAAGGAATCTGGTAATGGAGGTTACATCAAAAACTCCCACTCACATTTCTGGTCCGGGTAAGAAAGTGGTCCTACTGGATTTTGGTGTAAAAAGCAACATAATACGTTCTCTTGAAAGCAGAGGCTGCGATATACACATCCTCCCAGCTTTTAGCACCTTTGATGAGATTATGGAATTGAATCCTGACGGTATTCTTCTTTCCAACGGTCCCGGCGACCCAAGAGATTTGACTGTTGCTAAAAAAACAGTTCAGAAGCTTCTGGGAATAAAGCCAATCATGGGAATTTGCCTTGGTCATCAACTTTTGGGGCTCTCATTGGGATGCAATGTTAAGAAACTCAAGTTCGGCCACCACGGCGGCAACCATCCTGTTAAGGATTACATTACAGGAAGATGTTATATAACTTCTCAAAATCACAATTATGCAATAGACAGCAGTTCCAACGATGATATCGTAATAACACACAGAAATGTAAATGACGATACAATTGAAGGCTTCAGACACAAAACCCTTCCATTGATAAGCGTACAGTATCATCCTGAAGCTGCACCGGGTCCGCAGGATTCCGCATATATTTTTGATGACTTTGTAAAAATGCTATAG
- a CDS encoding aspartate aminotransferase family protein yields the protein MDFEKIQEYDDKYYMNTFGKRIPVAFKKGKGIHLWSTEGEKYTDFFSGIAVNSIGYSHPIFTEMVTEQLSNLVHCSNLYYIEPQAQLAKELVENSCADKIFFANSGAEANEGAIKLARLYFKKQGLSEKYEIITLQKSFHGRTITTLSATGQDKYAKPFEPLTQGFKKVPQNDIAALEAAITENTCAIMLEPIQGESGVYPCDYEYMKKVRKLCNDKKLLLIFDEVQTGIGRTGKLFGYQNFDVEPDIFTLAKALGGGIPIAAVCAKESVAEAFAPGDHGSTFGGNPLACTAGLAVLKIMKEENLPENAEKIGSYIKNELERMSSGTYPIISEVRAAGLMIGIELNKPIAPDVKNKMFEKKYLIANIGQNILRILPPLIITQKDADDFISTLKESLEELN from the coding sequence ATGGATTTTGAAAAAATTCAGGAATATGATGATAAATATTACATGAATACTTTTGGTAAAAGAATACCTGTTGCTTTTAAAAAGGGTAAGGGTATACATTTATGGAGTACAGAAGGAGAAAAGTACACAGACTTTTTCTCAGGGATTGCTGTTAATTCCATAGGTTACAGTCATCCGATTTTTACCGAAATGGTTACTGAGCAGTTAAGCAATCTTGTACACTGTTCAAATCTTTACTACATAGAGCCACAGGCTCAGCTTGCTAAAGAGCTGGTAGAAAACTCCTGTGCAGATAAAATATTTTTCGCCAACAGCGGTGCTGAAGCAAATGAAGGTGCTATAAAGTTGGCAAGACTTTATTTCAAAAAACAGGGTTTGTCAGAAAAATATGAAATTATAACCCTTCAAAAGTCTTTCCATGGAAGAACTATTACAACTCTTAGTGCTACAGGTCAGGATAAATATGCAAAGCCCTTTGAGCCTCTTACACAAGGCTTTAAGAAGGTTCCTCAAAACGATATAGCTGCTTTGGAAGCTGCCATTACTGAAAACACATGTGCAATTATGTTGGAGCCAATTCAAGGAGAAAGCGGAGTTTATCCATGTGACTATGAATATATGAAAAAAGTCAGGAAATTGTGTAATGACAAAAAACTGCTGCTTATATTCGATGAAGTTCAGACTGGTATAGGAAGAACTGGTAAACTCTTCGGATATCAAAATTTTGACGTTGAGCCAGATATATTTACTCTTGCAAAGGCTTTGGGAGGAGGAATTCCTATAGCTGCGGTGTGTGCCAAAGAATCAGTTGCAGAGGCCTTTGCCCCCGGCGACCACGGTTCAACTTTTGGAGGAAATCCTTTAGCGTGTACAGCAGGTCTTGCAGTTTTGAAAATAATGAAGGAGGAAAACCTTCCTGAAAATGCTGAGAAAATCGGCAGTTACATTAAGAATGAACTGGAAAGAATGTCATCTGGTACCTACCCCATAATTTCTGAAGTGAGAGCGGCAGGCCTTATGATTGGTATAGAGCTTAACAAGCCTATAGCTCCTGACGTCAAAAACAAAATGTTTGAAAAGAAATACCTTATTGCCAATATAGGCCAGAATATTTTGAGAATCCTTCCACCTCTTATTATTACCCAGAAGGACGCAGATGATTTTATTTCAACATTAAAAGAATCATTGGAAGAATTAAATTAA